One Brassica napus cultivar Da-Ae chromosome C2, Da-Ae, whole genome shotgun sequence DNA window includes the following coding sequences:
- the LOC125582276 gene encoding glutathione S-transferase T2-like has translation MWMMEIATFGNGGMDEMRDFQTQLRQLKDQGNESEKKLVLLEKTEELQRLQTRVSYLTSVCNNKSDTEHSLTMANTSGYVNLLNSQTPIDLDSPEPFWFGSQGPDESGVKERRKWSPKEDKILIGAWLNTSKDHVCKQRWAKINEQVCKFVGCYDAALREQRSGQNDDDVMKAAIDIFHNDYDSKFTLDHAWRELRHDQKWCSTYLAKNGGKEKRKQVQLEVDREEEVGEPENRPVGVKAAKAVSKKKKSGREEDLSKLQGVLEVKEKIPRHKLLDRLLAIKEPLSEMETSLKLKLMSEML, from the exons ATGTGGATGATGGAGATTGCCACGTTTGGAAATGGTGGGATGGACGAGATGAGGGACTTTCAGACACAACTTAGACAGCTTAAGGATCAAGGTAATGAGAGTGAGAAGAAGCTGGTGCTGCTAGAGAAGACT GAAGAGCTTCAAAGGCTTCAAACGAGAGTGTCTTACCTCACGAGTGTCTGTAATAATAAG AGTGACACAGAGCATTCTCTAACCATGGCTAACACGTCTGGTTATGTAAACCTACTAAATAGTCAAACTCCAATTGACCTTGATTCACCCGAACCTTTTTGGTTCGGTAGCCAAGGTCCTGATGAGTCTGGTGTCAAGGAGAGGAGGAAATGGTCTCCCAAAGAGGATAAAATCCTTATTGGTGCTTGGCTTAACACCAGTAAAGACCATGTG TGCAAGCAGAGGTGGGCAAAGATTAACGAGCAAGTCTGCAAGTTTGTTGGATGCTATGATGCGGCTCTGAGGGAGCAGAGAAGTGGtcaaaatgatgatgatgtgatgaaagctGCCATAGACATATTCCACAATGATTACGACTCCAAGTTCACCCTGGATCATGCCTGGAGGGAGCTGAGGCATGACCAGAAATGGTGCTCCACCTATCTAGCTAAGAACGGTGGGAAGGAAAAGCGCAAACAAGTCCAGTTGGAGGTTGATAGAGAAGAGGAAGTGGGAGAACCAGAGAATAGACCTGTTGGGGTCAAGGCTGCTAAAGCTGttagtaagaagaagaagagtggtaGAGAAGAGGATTTGTCAAAGTTACAGGGCGTGTTGGAAGTGAAAGAAAAAATCCCTAGACATAAATTGCTTGATCGTTTACTCGCGATAAAAGAGCCACTCTCTGAGATGGAAACATCTCTTAAACTCAAACTAATGTCTGAGATGTTATGA